Below is a window of Trichosurus vulpecula isolate mTriVul1 chromosome 4, mTriVul1.pri, whole genome shotgun sequence DNA.
TTATTGAGAAAATATGGTAATTCTTAAAGGTTTTAGAGGACTGAGGTAACTTTATTTTAAGTTTATTCaagttattttgtttatttattaagtttattttaAGCAACTATTTAAAGGATGCAGTAGAGGGAGAAGAcgacagcttggtggcacagtggatagaccactgggtctggagtcaggaagactccttctcctgagttcaaatctggcctcaaaaacttactagctaagtgaccctgggtgagtcacttcaccctatttgccccagtttcttcatttgtaaaatgagttagagaaggaaatgacaaacctctgtagtatctttgccaagaaaaccccaaatagggtcaaaaagagttgactatgactgaaaaactatgtaacaacaatgaagggagaaaggattAAAAGGAGACCAAGTAAGAAGTTATTACAAAAGTCCAGTTGAGGGACGATGAAGTATAAGGGCTCAGGTAGGGGAGGTGAAAATACTGCTGAGTCTGAAACATCAACAAGACATCCAACTGGAGATGTCCAGCAGCAAGTGAGAAATATGGGACTGTAATTCAAGAGATTTGTTTAGTTgtgtcatgtttgactctttgtgaccccatttggggtttcctaagcaaagatactggagtggtttgccatttccttctctaactcattttacagatgaggaaactgaggcaaacagggttgactaacttgcccagggtcacaaagctagtgtctgaggacagatttaaacttaggtcttcctgattccagacctagtgctctatccactgcaccacctagtgcccAGGAGAGAAATTACAGGAGACAGATTTGGAAGTCAATAGGCATGGAGATGAGAAATGAATCTGTGGCAACAGATAAACTCAAGAAAGGATGCAGGAACAGCTGGAGGGATACTCACTTTTAGGAAGCAGGAGATAAATAACGATCCAACAAGGGAGACTGAAGAGGGGACAGAAGGGTAAGTTTTCATAGGTACAGAGAACATGCAGGTGAGGGGactccctctaacaatgcaggtcagcatcttgTTTGCAACTCCAGAGTCTTGCTgtgggtcacagagccagtatgtatcagaggtagtaCTTAtacccaggccttcctggttccaaggctgGACCTCTATTCACTATGCTCTGCTGCTTCTCCTGCCAGGCATCAGGAACAGATGGAGAGTGTCATGTGAGAAATCAGAGAGACAGTTTGGCTGGGTCAGAGAGCATGTGAAGAGGGGTAATGCCTAATACTGGAAAAGGAGCTTGGAACCAggtctgaagggctttaaatggcaaacagagggaTGAGAACAAGACTGAAGATGGGTGATTGAGATGGAAGACTTGAGAGATTGAAAACAGAAAGCCTGAAGAGACTGAGAGTGAAAATGAGATGGAAGATGAGAGATCTGTAGATGTGACTGAAGATAAATGACATTTATAGAATAGTTAGATTTGTGTAGCATCTTaagatttacatagcactttattatttaatcctcataagCCTGGGagttaggggctattattattattttactggtgaggaaactgaggcacaggactGTTATATGACTTGCTCAGAATTGCAAAgctagtatttgaggccagatttgaattcaggtcttcctgactctaggtgcaGCACTATCTGGTGTACTACCTACATGCCTCTTCTAGAACCTGTTAAGGTTCTGTTCTGTGCTTGCATAAGCCTTCAAGAAcctcagggtcacctccacatcaCAATGAGGCTTTGAATTAGGACTTTTGTGGAGACTGACATACTCATGGATTCTAACATTCATATCAGAACAGCAACATTTCTCCATAAATAGTACAGTTTTTCAAATTATACCCAGTCTATCAGTCTACCCAGTTTATTCTCAAATAAAAGGTAAACTGAATTAGAAAATTATCATTGTCTCATTACAACTTAGAACATTTTTCTTAAAGCAAATTGATAAAACTGTACACTATACTTCAAAAACTTCTGCTTTAAAGGTTATACCAACCATTATGTCTGCATGATTATCTACCGTGGGTACGTACGGATCCATCCCTTGTTACGCACATGTAACTCCAGCGTACTTTACAATGTGGCAACTGCAATTTAGCCAGTTTACTATCTTTGAACCTCAATTACGCCTGAAATCTACTCATCTTGCTCTAAGTCTTCACAAAATATTAAAGGTGAAGAActagaatgttttaaaaaaaaccctactgAGATATATGTTTCATGCTTGAAGGTTAGTTATAGCTGTATGTTCAAAAAAGTGCTTTAAACTTGGTTTTGTCCCTTATGTTTGCAACTCTGAAAACCATTCTCACTCTTCGAGTGGCATCTCAACGTTATAGCTTGGCTCTGGGCCTCTTATTTGGTAATTTTATCTTTAGAGTTGTTAATTCCCTGAGATGAAATTGATTTCATCTCAGTTTTATATTACAGAGATGTGGGGATATCTGTGCATTTCAACTTTGAAATGGCATAGTTTTGATGAAGATATAGAGACAATAGATTTAAATGTCTGAAAAACAAGTCATTATCTCAAAATACAGTATCTGGAAATCCTTTTTATTCATAAGTCTTAAAATTGCAAAACTAAAACTCAGTTAAAAAACTGTAAACTGTGCCATGTAAAACATATAAATTTAGCACCACTTTACAGGGtgtttcaaaattatttaaagaCTTCTGGCATATCTATATACAACCAGTATTTGTCCAAATTGTGATAACCAGAAAAATACATTATCAACTTTGGAGCTCACAGAAAGAGCCCTCTCAACTTTATAATCCAtctaaacatatacatatttccttattacttACAACACTTTAACTTCCTGAATATTTGGCAGGATACACTTATGAACTAATTTTTGCTACAGAATTAAGACAAATTACTTTCCCAAAGACATTTGCAGCTCTTGGCTTTGGCAATGGTTTCTCACTTAAGGCAGGAATCCAAGTGTTCATTAATTTCTGTCTCCAAAACTTGGGTCTGGCAAACAGGGCAGCTCACTGCTTTTTTGTGACTAATTAAACTGCTGGAATTCTGAGATGAGGTGACAAGGAATGAACTGTGTTTTGAGCTACTACCACTTGTATATATGCTGTTCGTTTGCTCTTTCTTGATAAAAAAATTGGCAAAAGCAGTTTTGTTTTCGATTTTGGGTCTCTTATTTGGTAATTTATCTTCAGAGCTGTTAATTCCTTGAGATGGATTTGACTTCAAATCAGTTTTATGATTAGGTCTTGCGGCAACCAGTGGATAGTTCTGATCAGGCAGTTCTTGGGTTTTATTAATGGCATGTGGGCTGCTGAGTTTCCCAAGTGATGATGTACTGCTTGTTCCTCCCAGGAGATAGCCTTTTCCACTGAAAGGAGTCAACGGCTGGCTCCCCCTTTCCTTTGGTTTACCTGCAAAAGAATGTCATTAATGGTGAGATTTTTCTATTCCCTTGGAGCCAGGAATACCCTTAAGCTAACTCACCTACGCAAAAGGACACTTCAGAATGTAGAAGCTATACATACTGTGATAAGGAAGTGCAGCTATACAATAAGAAGCTGCTCATGGAGGAAAGATGAGTTTCTTCAGAAGCAGTTTTTTAGggttaaggtttttaaaaatttcccattCTTTAGGATCTAATTCTCTGCGGAATTAAGATAGAAATCCACCATGATCAAAATTAAACTGAAGGAAAAAGACAGACGGCTAGAAAgcatcaagaaaaaaagaaacacagtaATTTCTATATAGGAAATAGAGATGCTATATACAAATCCTATATATTATTTGCAAAAAACATCTTTTATATATTCTATCTAAGTACTTCCATGGCATAGCAAAtcttcaaagaaaaagtaaattccAGAAATATAGTTCTTCCTCCATCCTGAATAGCAGAGAAAAGCCtgatttaaagtctttcatattAGTGCTAGTCAGAAGCTTAGGGCTAGGGCAGTGAAGTGGAGTTTGTGGGCCACCCTATCCTCTAAGTCACTGCCTTCTCTTCAAGAGGGCTATAGTGAgccactgaaggaaaaaaaaaatgtgcgtAGGATCAGCACAGCCCTATAAGAATCTATAAGCCTTGTGGCTCTGGCACATCATGGGCCCCAAGGGGCTGAGGTAGGCAGGGCAATGCCCTTCTGCAGTCACTCCTCTGTCTGCCAGAAGAGCCTTCTGGCACAGAGCAAGGGGAGGTCAGTATTACTATCATAAAGTCAAAGTAAGGCATCTGTAAAAACTGAATTTAAGCTTTTGTAGTGTGCATTTTGGTTGCCCACAATGCTCTCATATTTATCATGTGGCTCCTAATAAACTAAGGAGGCAATgcggtacagtggaaaaagcaatgaCTTCGAAggcaaagaacctgggttcaaatcctgcctttgaccattactctttatgaccttgggcaagacgcTTCATCATCCTGGATCTCAGGTCCCTCATCTGTGAATTGAGAGTgttagactggatggcctctcAGCTCCCTTCCAATcaaccaacaggcatttattgagtacttacgatgtgcaagcattgtgctaggggtccaaagaaaggcaaaaatggtccctgccttcaaagagtttctaTTCTAACAGAGTAGACAATACATAAACAGGCACGTATTAGATTTATACAGAGTGGATGGAAGATACCCTGCAAAGGGGAAGATTCTAACCTTCTGGCACTAGACTTAGGATCCTATGGATGAAGTTTTCCCTGTAATGTTATTTCACCTAATGTGTGTTTTACAAACTAGTTACTGATGTTAGATGGAGGCATACTTACATTGAATTTTGGCAAAAGTACAGCAGTAAAATTATTATACCTTGAAGTCTCATGACTGTGCTAAATCATTTCCTACACCTCTATGTAGAGGCACTGACCATTCACAAATAGGACGCATGGTTTCTTCATAGATATCTGGTGTTCTACAAGCTCTTTTGCTTATTTCCAATTTGAGAAATATTATCGTAAACAACTTACATATATAAGGCATTTTTTTGGTACAAAACAGTTTCcatatatcacctcatttgattttGTGAGTAAGGCAGGGCAGATATtaatgtttccattttatagatgaggaaatagagcaggagtggggaacctgcagccttgaggccacatctggccttctaggtccttgggttcagccctttgactgaatccaaatttcacagaacacatccccttaataaaaggatttgttctgtaaaacttggactcggttaAAAGGACACACACTAGAGGCGcatatatggccttgaggctgcaggttccccgcccctgaaATAGAGCCTTTGGAATGAGTGACTTAGAGAAGCcacccagctactaagtggcTGAGCCGGGACTCAAACCCAGACTGTCCAACATCATATTAGTTCTCAAAATTTTCCAGCCAAAATTTTTCAGAGATCAAAGATGTCCCTCATAAGGAGAGACGCATCCCTGTCAGAGAGGAATAATCTGACTGATGATCACCCACTGCATGGTGACTGCTAGAATAGCATGTTACTTCCTTAAAAGATAAAtattaatagaaaataaaatcaaaatagagAATAAAATTATACGAGATGAAATTACTAGTAAATGCATGCCACCAGTTCCAAGCTATGCCATCTTCAACCTCATTGGAAATCTGGATAGCTATGGGAACCACTCTGGGCTCTTATTACTGAGCTAGGGCCCTGTCTTCCATGGAATCATgcctccatctcattttctagCCATCAGTTCCAAAACATGATGCCTCCCCTCTTTCATGCCACCCCTTACTTTTTAGCTCCTCTTTAAGAGGTGTTCCTCCTcattagaatctaagttccttgagggcagggactgtcttgtttgtctgtatttgctcgcccaacacttagtacagtgcctaataaatagcaagtgtttaataaatgctttacctGTCTTTTCCACCTAAGACAAACAgtaagtcatcaagcatttactaaagtttcaccacatgccaggcactagtgatgtggatacaaacaaaggcaagacccccTAAACACCAACAGAAATCATTTGGGCACAATCTAAATGATAACAGGTAGGGTATAGGTTAGGCATCATAGTGTAGCACTGCTATTTGAATTACTACTTTTATTTTGATAATCTTTTTGCTTTCTGTTTCCTCATAATTGTGAGTACTATTCAATGAAAGGCATGATAGGGAAGGAGACCCAAAGCAAATATAAAGGGGAGATATTTTCACGTTTTTTTGCTCACATGAGTAAACTGAAATCCAGATTCCTCTAACATGATTTCATGAAAACTAGAATCTTCTATCAgaagtttaaaatattttcctatcCAAATTCATATTAAAATTAAGCTAAGAGCTACTTGAATACCAACTAATAATATGAAAGGTACTAACTCTACAACATAGAGGCAGGGGGCACAGTACagtgttagatttggaatcaggtagatctgaactcaaatcctgcctcagggcctcagtttcttcatctgcaatatGGGGAAAGCACACCTACCTCAtggtgttgtgagaatcaaatgagacaacacaggtaaagagttttgcaaaccttaaagtgttatataaatggtagctattattctCATGCCatggagaaaaggcagaaaaatgtaAGTCAGGGTACCTTTATCTTTACTTTCTGTCCCAGAGTTTGGCTGCTTTTCTAGATCTGTCATTTTCTTGCCTGTTTTTGAATAGCCCTCTGGTTCTTTGACCTTTACGTATGTGCCTCCACAAGTGCTCTGATGCTCAGCCCACCAAAAGTCCTTAGCTGAGGGTGCTCTGTTCAATGCCCGTTTCACATAACCATAGTATGGTTTTCTGTTCTGGCAGGGCCCATTGCAACGCCACCAATGTTGACGATATACATCCACTTCATCATGAAAATTGTGGTATAtctgcattaaaagaaaacattacagCATTTCTTCATTCTGTTAACAATAACAACTTTGCAAAATCAGTTAAAATGGGCAACCCTGCTGTGCTTCAGAAAATTATATTAGAAACTAGAGGGCAGCATAGTATGATGGAAAGAGCCAGAAAACCCAGGTTCTATGTAGTGCTGACACTCCCACAGCCCATGATGCTGGCCTGATAATATTTCACCTCTCCaagtgtcagtttcttcatcttcttctgtaaaatgagaaaaactaAACTAAGTAACATCTacgttcctttcaactctaaaatactAAAGCTAATAATTCACCTTCTTAGTTTCCCCTGGGCTTCTGCAAGGTTCTAATTTTGGACAGAAAGCATGAAAGTTTAACTTCTACCAAAAGATGAATTTTAATCATAAACAGAGGAAACTAATTTAATCCTTTCTGAGCTGAATAAATTTAAGGAAATGTGAAATTTgaatcattcaattcaacaacaaattcaacaaacatatatcatGTTATTGTGTTGGGTGTTTGGGataggaaataaaaacaaagtttggATTAGAACACAATCTTCTCTGCTGTCATGGAGTGCAGtttgaaatataatataaatacctTTGAATTCTATCGCTTTCAGCAGTCAAATGGAAAATTATCAAAACCTAAGGTAAGAAAAGCTCATGTACCATCAAAATAAGCAAGGCTGACTTGATACTAAATTGGATGCTATACTATCAGAGGTAAAATCACACCGTAAAAAATACTATTCTAGCAAAAGGTTTGGAGTGACTAAATGCTTCTAATGAAGAAATCATTGTAGTACACAATTTTCTACAGTAAGTAAATGTTCTTTCTGCTCCTTTCCATGTAATAAGACAGTGGGAGTAGGAATGAAAAAAACATGTCCAGTTGTTTGTGATTTTGCTTGGAATAACTAATTCCCTACTTTTTGATCAATGATAAGCTACCGGTGGGGAGgaaatcagaatttttaaaaactctctgTTTTGCAGCAATCTCTGTTCTTGGTCCCTTATTCCTGCCCACTCAAACACTGCAACCATTCAGCCCCTCAAAAGCAAATTTCATTCACTCAGCAAGCATTAGTTTAATTCACACTGCACTAAGCATGGTGGAACTTAAGAAGAAAGTAAAGATTTTGGTGGAGGAGAGCTCaggactgttttctcttttagtacCTTGCTCAGAGCTTTTACAAATTAATCATCAAAGAAAGGATGGATCAAAGGATCAGATATTTAGTGCcaagaggaagcagaaaaggctGGGAGATGAAACAGTGGTAGCAGTTTGCTGCATTTGCTTTAGAATTCTTCCTACATTATTTTCATaaggtgtgtgagtgtgtatgtgtttgcGTGTTTCTTCATGGATATTTGGCTCAGTCAGGACTAATCAGCTGAAGACCTCCAGAGTTATACCAGGACAAAATAAGTTCTGCTTGTGATGCTAGCAGTAAAATTATACCAGCCTAACTTATCTGAATCACAGCAGAGTTGAAGCTTGTCTCTAGTTTATGTGTGTTTATTCCATGAAGAAAACTGTGTGCAGTAAAATATATAGCATTCATCTGGTAATGGAAGACAGAAGTCCTGGGACATATTTCTGGCTTTGCCACTGATTCAACTGCATGgtcctggacaaatcacaactTCTCTATGACTCAATTTTTTGGTCTATAAATAGAAGAGAACATCTCCCTCTACCTAGCtccttaaattttattaaaattaatg
It encodes the following:
- the SPRTN gene encoding sprT-like domain-containing protein Spartan, which gives rise to MEEDFVLALKLQEEWNTEVPAFVPPPNEPKSLVDEAWELVDPNPDPRALFVQFNELYFWGRLEAVEVKWSFRMTLCAGVCKYEGKGGMCSICLSEPLLKLRPRKDLVETLLHEMIHAYLFVTNNDKDREGHGPEFCKHMHRINRLTGANITIYHNFHDEVDVYRQHWWRCNGPCQNRKPYYGYVKRALNRAPSAKDFWWAEHQSTCGGTYVKVKEPEGYSKTGKKMTDLEKQPNSGTESKDKGKPKERGSQPLTPFSGKGYLLGGTSSTSSLGKLSSPHAINKTQELPDQNYPLVAARPNHKTDLKSNPSQGINSSEDKLPNKRPKIENKTAFANFFIKKEQTNSIYTSGSSSKHSSFLVTSSQNSSSLISHKKAVSCPVCQTQVLETEINEHLDSCLK